GCATCCGAACATCGAGATCAGGCGCGAGGAGGTGACGCGCATCCAGAGCCCGTGCGTCGTCGCTACCGGGCCGCTCACCTCGGATGCGCTTGCCGAAGCGATTCGCGAGCGCCTTGGCGTCGGTGCCCTCGCGTTCTACGATGCCATCGCGCCGATAGTGTCCCGCGAATCCATTGACGAGTCCATCGCGTTCACGGCATCACGGTACGACCGCGAGACGATGGAGGGCGCGACCGCAGAAGGCTCGTATCTCAACTGCCCGATGAATCGCGAGGAGTACGAAGCGTTCATCGAGGCGCTGACCACCGCCGACCAGTTTCACGGGCATGAGTTCGACGAGGTGCCGTACTTCGAGGGATGCATGCCCGTCGAGGTCGCTGCGAAACGCGGCCCCGACACGCTTCGCTTCGGTCCGCTCAAGCCGGTGGGCCTCACCGATCCGCGTACTGGACGACGCCCGTGGGCGGTGGTGCAGCTCCGGCGCGAGGATCGTAACGGCAACATGTGGAACGTGGTCGGATTTCAGACGCGCCTGAGAATTCCGGAGCAGCAGCGAGTGCTGCGCATGATTCCCGGTCTCGCCGGCGCCGAGTTTCTCCGATACGGCTCGATCCACCGGAACTCGTATCTCAACTCGCCAGCCGCACTCACGCCGCATCTCTCCGCGCGTGACGACGACCGGCTTCTCTTCGCCGGCCAGATCACCGGAGTGGAGGGTTACACGGAAAGCTCGGCTACCGGGCTGCTCGCGGGGATCAATCTCTCCCGCATGCTCGGGGGCGCATCAGTCGAGCTTCCTCCACCGGTGACGATGCTGGGCGCACTGTACCGATACCTGCGTGAGGCCGACCCGAAGCACTTCCAGCCGATGAACGCCAACTTCGGGCTGCTCGACGATCTGCCGGAGCACATCCGGGACAAGAAGCGGAAACGCGAGATGTTCGCTTCGCGCGCGCTGGCGGCGATGACGGAGTGGGCCGACGCGCACGCGCGGGCACCGCAGCATGCGGCTGGCTGAGCGCATGGCGGAGTCGCCCGAGGTCAGCGAGTTCCTTCTGCATCTGGAGAAGGAGCGCGACGTATCGCCCAACACGCTCAAGGCGTACCAGCGCGATCTCGATGAGCTTCTGAAGTATCTCGGGAACTATTACGGCGAACGCGCATGGAGCTGGCAGGGGATTGACCGGCTTGCGCTGCGCGGATTTCTCGCGCACCTCAATCGTCGCAACCTCAGCAAGCGGTCCATCGCGCGCGCCCTCTCGGCGGTACGGAGCTTCTACTCCTGGCTCAACCGCAACGAGATCGTGGACGCCAACCCCGCGCGCGGCGTGAGCAGCCCGAAGCTCGAAAGGTACCTCCCCGGCTATCTCGATCGCGCGCAGACAGATCTGCTGTTTCAAAGCGCCGCGCTGCACGCTCAGGACGGGAAATTCACCGACGTTCGCAACAACGCCATGCTCGAGCTCTTTTACTCGACCGGCATGCGCCTCTCCGAGCTGCGCGGCATCAACCGCGCCGACCTCGATCTCCTGTCGCAGCAGGTGAAAGTGCGAGGCAAGGGAAGGAAGGAGCGCATCATTCCGGTCGGTGATCACGCGTCGCTCGCTCTGCGGAATTACGAATCGAAGCGCGACGAGGTGATGCGGCAGGGAGTGAAGGGCGCCGACCGCACGGCATTCTTTCTCTCGAGTCGCGGGACGCGCATCTCCGTACGCGCGATCCAGAACGCCGTCACCGGATTTCTCGATCGGATAGACGAGGACGCCGGGCTGTCCACGCACTCGCTCCGCCACACTTTCGCCACACATCTCCTCGACGCCGGCGCGGACCTCCGCGCGGTGCAGGAGCTCCTCGGTCACGCGTCCATCTCGACGACCCAGATCTACACCCACACCAGCGTCGAGCGGCTCAAGGAAGTGTACAGGAAGGCGCACCCGCGGGGGGAGTGATCCGACGCCGGACAGCCAGCGTACAAGCACGACAGGATCTTCTCGCGCCGGGCCACAGCCAGCGCCATCTTACGCCGCGGAGGCGCAATGGTTAAGCCGAGGCATCACTGGATCGTCCGGCTCACGCACTGGGTCAATGCGCTCGCGCTCACGATCATGGTGGCGAGCGGGCTCCGCATCTTCAATGCGTATCCGAGATTCGCGCGCCGCGGCGAGACGTTCTGCTGCTATCCCTGGGAAGGGATGCCCATCCCGAAAGCCCTCACCTTCGGCGGCTGGCTCGCCGGAGCCCGAAACTGGCACTTCGCGATGATGTGGCTCCTTGTCGTCAACGGCCTGGTGTACGTCGGCTTCGTCTATCTCCACGGAGAATGGCGCGACCTCGTACCGCGGCGCGGTTTTTTCCGCGACTCGGTGGCGATGCTCCGCTTCTACCTGTTTCTCAGAAAGGATCACCCCGTCCAGGGCAAGCACAACGCGCTGCAGCGCGGCGCCTACTTCATCCTGCCGTGGGCCGGGTTGCTCGCCGTGCTGACGGGAATCGCGATCTGGAAGCCGGTGCAGCTCGCGCCGCTCACCGACCTGTTCGGCGGATACGTGTGGGCGCGCTACTGGCACTTCGTCGCGATGGCATTGCTCGTCGCGCTGAGTGTCGTCCACATCTTCATGGTATTCGCTGTGGATCCCTACTCGCTGCGATCGATCACCACCGGCGGATACAACGAGGAGAATTCGCCGGAAGCGCGCAACGCGCGCCCCTTCCAGAATCTTCTTCCCAACAGATTCCGCCGCCGGCGTGACACTCCGCGCACGCCTTCCGACTCCAGCACCGGAGCACCGGCATGACGATCGACCGCCGCAAATTCGTCACCGTCACCGGCTCGGCGCTTTCTGCCGCGATACTCGCGTCGTGCGATTCGCGCGGGCCGCGATCAGCGGAGCGACTGCTCAGATACGCCGAGCGAAAGAATGAAGCGCTGGAGCGCGCGCTGTTCAGGCATACGTCAATGGACGCACCGCTGGCGGGAGCGCGTCTCGCCGGCAATGCGCTGCCGAGCTACTTCATCTCGAAGACGGTTCCGGTCTGGGACGAGAGCGTGCGAGGAGCGTGGACGCTCGACGTCGGCGGGCTGGTGGACAAGCCGATGCGTCTTACGCTCCAGAACCTGCTCGATCTCCCACGCACACACACGCGTGTGAACCACTACTGCGTCGAGGGTTGGACGGCGGTCGAGCAGTGGACCGGGGTTCGGCTTGCCGATCTGGCGAAGCTCGTCGGAGTGCACCGCGACGCGCAGTACGTGGACTTCGAATCGTTCGACGACGGATTCCACGAAAGCTGGGACATCGAGAGCGCGATGCACCCTCAAACGGTCGTCGCGTACGGCCTCGATGGCCACATGCTGGGCCCCGCCCACGGCGCGCCGGTACGCGTCTTCTCGCCCATCAAGCTCGGCTACAAGAACACCAAGTACCTGACGCGGATCATGTTTCTGCCCAATCGCACCGGCGGGTACTGGAGCGACATGGGGTACGAGTGGTACGGTGGCGTGTAAGACGTCACCGGATGCGCAGTCTCGGCTCCTCGGGGCCGGGGACGTTCTTCGCCTCGGGGGGCGTCTCCATTTCTTCCGTGCGGCGGGCGGCGCCCCTGAACAGGAGCATTTCCCGCAGGTAGGCGCGGTTCAGGATCGCGCCGAGCACGAGTAGCACCACCCCGCTCAGCACGGCGATCGTCCCCCATCGCCAGTTTTCGCTTCCGATCAGGGCGGCGCCGAGGCAGGCGGTGCCCAGCCCGACCAGCCACTCGCCGGCGGTGTCCGGCTCGGCCCGCATGCGCCGCCTTCGCTCGCGAAACGGACGGCTCTGCTCCGGGCTTGCCGCGTCGTATATGATGGCGGCCGCGATGAGCAGGACAATCGCGCCCAGCACTATAGGGATGTACTCCAACCGCATGGGGCCGCCCTCGTTAGTTTTGAACCATGAACAGAACTCTCCCGCGCGTCCGCTCGACCACCATCCTTGGCGTCCGCCGCGACGGCAAGGTCGCCCTCGGCGGCGACGGTCAGGTCTCCGTCGGCGAGACCATCATGAAATCGAACGCGATGAAGGTCCGCACCCTCGCAGGAGGCAAATTGCTGGCCGGATTTGCCGGGGCCGCGGCCGACGCGTTCACGCTCTTCGAAAAATTCGAGGAAAAGCTTCAGCGCCACCCCGGAAATCTGTCCAAGGCGGCCGTAGAGCTGGCCAAGGACTGGCGTAGCGACAGGGTTCTGAGGCGCCTCGAGGCGCTCCTGGCCGTGACCGATGCAGAGAGGGGATTCATCATCTCCGGCACCGGTGACATCATCGAGCCGGACGATGGAGTCCTGGCGATCGGATCCGGGGGAACGTACGCCCTCGCCGCGGCGCGCGCTCTCATCGCGAACACCGATCTTTCCCCGAGCGAGATCGTTCGCAAGGGTCTCATGATTGCATCCGACATCTGCGTTTACACCAACTCGAACATCACAGTGCTGGAACCGACCGCGTGACATCTCCCAGAACACAGAATGCGCTCGCGCGACTTGCGGACCTCACTCCAAAGAGCATCGTCGCCGAGCTCGATCGTTACATAGTCGGACAGTCCGACGCCAAGAAATCCGTGGCGATTGCCCTGCGCAACCGCTGGCGTCGCCAGCGCGCGCCCGAATCCATTCGCGACGAGATCTCGCCCAACAACATCATCCTCGTCGGACCCACCGGTGTGGGGAAGACGGAGATCGCGCGGCGTCTTGCAAAGCTTGCGGGCGCGCCGTTCATCAAGGTCGAGGCGTCGAAGTTCACCGAGGTGGGCTACGTCGGCCGCGACGTCGAGTCCATGGTGCGCGACCTGGTCGAGAGCGCGATCAACATGGTGCGTAGCGAGCGTGAGGCGGAGGTGGAGGATCTGGCGCACGACCGCGTTGACGACCGGCTGCTCGAGCTCCTGCTGCCCATTCCCGCGGACAAGAAATCGGCGACCGCGCCCGAAGCCGCGTCCGGTGGCGACGCACCGATATTCCTCGTCTCATCGAGCGGCAACGTCTCGCCGGAGATGGATGTCGAGCACGAGCGTTACAAGCGAACCCGTGACAAGCTCAGGCAGCTTCTTCTCGACGGCCAGCTCGAGGGGCGTGAAATAGAGGTCGAGGTCGCGCAGCACGCTCCGATGATGTTCGACATGATGGTGCCGCAGGGCGCGCCGGAAGGAATGGAGAATTTCTCCGACATGCTTCAGGACATGCTCCCGAAGCGGACGAAGAAGCGCTCTGTGAAAGTCTCCGAGGCGCGACGCATTCTGCTCGAGCAGGAGCTGGACAAGCTGATTGATGAGGAGGATGTCACCGGGGACGCGCTCGAGCGTGTGGAGCAGATGGGAATCATCTTCCTCGACGAGATAGACAAGATCGCCGGCGAGCGCTCGGCAGGCGGCGGGCCCGACGTCTCGCGCGAGGGAGTTCAGCGCGACCTGCTGCCGATCGTGGAAGGGTCAAACGTCCAGACCAAGTACGGCATGGTGAAGACGGATCACGTTCTCTTCGTCGCGGCGGGCGCGTTCCACGTGTCGAAGCCGAGCGATCTCATCCCCGAGTTACAGGGCCGCTTTCCGATCCGCGTCGAGCTCAAGCCGCTCAATGAGGCCGACTTCGTGCGCATCATGACCGAGCCCGAGAACGCTCTTACCAAGCAGTACGGCGCGCTCGTCGAGGCGGAGGGGGCGAAGCTGATATTCACCGAGGATGGAATCGCCGAAATCGCGCGCATCGCCGCACACGTGAACGACAGAATGGAGAACATCGGCGCGCGCCGCCTGCACACCGTGATGACTACGCTGCTCGAAGACGTGATGTATGATCTTCCCGACAAGGGAGTGGGCGAAATCACGGTGGATCGCGCGCTCGTCATCGACCGGCTCAAGGCGATCGTCGAGGACGAGGATCTGAGGCGGTATATTCTCTAGCCCGGCAACCCGCACACTACATGAGCGCAGAGAACCATCGCGATTTTCTCGCGATCCCCGACTATTCGCGTGAAGAGCTGATCGGCCTTTTCGACCTCGCCGAGCGCATGCGCGCTGGCGAATACAAGGACAAGCCGCTCGCCGGGAAGTCGCTGGCGATGATCTTCATGAAGTCGTCCACGCGCACGCGTGTGTCGTTCGAGGTCGGCGCGTGGCAGCTCGGCGGGCATGCGCTGTTCCTCTCGCCACGCGACGTTCAGCTCGGCCGCGGCGAACCGATCGCGGACACTGCGCGAGTGCTGTCGCGCTACGTGGACGGGATCATGATCCGCACGTTCGCTCACGCCGAGGTGGAAGAGCTGGCGAGGTATGCGACGGTGCCGGTGATCAACGGGCTCACCGATCTGCTGCACCCCTGCCAGATCCTCGCCGACATCCTCACCATCCGGCAGCACCTCGGCGGTCTCGATGGCCGCAAGGTCGCGTGGATCGGCGATGGCAACAACATGGCGAACTCGTGGATCAACGCCGCGTATCGCCTGGGATTCGATCTCACTCTCGCGTGTCCCCAGGGATACGATCCCGACGATTCGCTCCTCGCGCGCGCGCAGTCGGTGGCGAACGTGCGCGTGGTGCGCGATCCCGCGGAAGCGGCGGATGGTGCAGACGTGGTGAATACCGACGTGTGGGCGTCCATGGGTCAGGAAGACGAACAGGCAATTCGCGAAAAAGCGTTCAAGGGTTACATCGTGGATGCGGCGCTGATGAGGCGCGCGAAGCCGGAGGCGATCTTTCTGCATTGCCTGCCCGCGCACCGCGGCGAGGAAGTGGCCGCCGATGTGATTGACGGACCGCAGAGCGTAGTGTGGGACGAGGCGGAGAACCGCCTGCATGTCCAGAAGGCGGTCATGGCGAATACGATGGGCGGCGTGGCGCTTTAGCATCCATCCGGCACGCCTCATGCAATTTCGATGGGCATGCCCGCATCACACAAGAAACTCGAGGAGTTCGACAAGCTCATCGAGGGAATCGAGACCGCCATGTTCACCACGAGGCGGCATGACGGCCACCTCGTCTCGCGCCCGATGGAGACGCAGAAGCGCATCAGCGGCGCCGATCTCTGGTTCGTGACCGATGCCGAAACGCGCAAGCTCGATGAGCTGCTGCGTGATCCGCACGTGAACTGCTCGTACTTCAACAACAAGTCGCGCGAGTGGGTGTCCGTGAGCGGCGTCGCGCACATCAGTCGCGACCGGAAGCGGATTCGAGACCTGTACCAGCCGGAATGGAAGGCATGGTTCGACGACGAGGGCGGACGGCGGGACGGCGGCCCCGACGACCCGCGCATCGCCCTGATCCTGGTCGAAGCCGATTCCGTAGTGTACTTGAAGAACGACAAGCCCCGCCCGCTCATCCTCTGGGAAGTTCTCAAAGGGATGGTCACCGGCTCGACCCCGGACGCCGGGGAGATCCGGCACATCGGCGGCGGCGAGCTGGCCGACCGGTAGCCTCGGCCGGACCGAGGCCCCGGCGGGCGTCCGCCGTCCTGCGGGGACTCCCCACCGCCCGCCGGCCCTGCCATATTGACTGGCCGGGGGCGAGTCGGCCCCGACCCACAGCCGGAGCCCCAGAAAGATGGCGCAAGCCGAACTCACGGAAACACTTAAGCGCACCCCGCTGACCGAGACACACACCGCGCTCGGCGCCAAGCTCGTCCCCTTCGCCGGCTATCTCATGCCGGTTCAGTACCCTTCCGGAATCACCGCCGAGCACAATGCCGTGCGCCGGCACGCGGGCCTCTTCGACGTCAGCCACATGGGCGAGTTCATCGTGACCGGCGCGGGTGCGATGGACTTCGTGAACTACGTCACGACGAACGACGTCGCCGCCCTCGCAATCGGCCAGGCGCACTACTCGACCATCCTCAACGACCGCGGAACGATCGAGGACGACTGCCTCGTCTATCGCTCCGAAGACCGGATCATGATGGTGGTGAACGCGTCCAACGCAGCCAAGGACTTCGCGCACATCTCGGAGCACCTCGACAGGTTCGATGCTGCTCTCGAGGACGTTAGCGACGCCACCGCGCTTCTTGCGCTTCAGGGACCGAAGGCGGCGGAAATTCTCCAGCGCCACACCGGCACCGACCTCTCGGCGATCAAGTACTACCACTTCGCGTTCGGCACGGTTGCCGGTATCGGTGGAATTCTCATCTCGCGCACCGGCTACACCGGCGAAGACGGCTTCGAGCTGTACTTCGCCAACGAGAACGCCATCGCTGTGTGGAACGCGCTCACCGAGAGTGGCGAGGTGATGCCTGCCGGGCTCGGGTGCCGCGACTCGCTGCGCCTGGAGATGGGGATGGCGCTCTACGGCAATGACATTGACGACACAGTCACGCCGCTCGAGGCCAACCTCCAGTGGCTGGTGAAGCTGAAGAAGGGTGAATTCGTCGGCCGCGACGCCCTCCTGAAGCAGAAGGAGGAGGGGGTTCCGCGAAAGCTCATTGGATTCGTCGCGCGGGAGCGGTGTTTCCCGCGCCACGGGTATCCCGTGTTCGTGAACGGAAGCCCGAGCGGCGAGGTGCGAAGCGGGACGATGAGTCCGTCTCTCAACATTCCGATCGGCACCGCGTACGTGCCGACCGCCAGCGCCGGTCCCGGTTCGACTCTCCAGATCGAGATCCGCGGCAAGCGCATCGCGGCGACCGTCGGGAAGATGCCGTTCTACAAGGATGGTACGCATCTCTAGCATGCGTGTCGCGATTCTGACCGTGTCGGATTCGGTGGTCGCCGGCGAGCGCGACGACACGTCGGGCGCGGCGATACTCGACTGGTGCGCGAAGCGCGGCGCCGCGGTCGTCCATCATGAGCGCGCCGCCGACGAGACGTCGGTGATCGCACCGATGCTGGCAACGTGGTGCGACTCGGGCGACGTGGATCTCATTCTCACGACGGGCGGCACCGGTCTCGCGCCGAGGGATGTGACGCCGGAGGCGACACTGGCGGTGATCGAGCGCGAGGCGCAGGGGATAGCGGAATTTCTGCGGGCATCGAGCTTCGCGAGCTTCCCGAGGGCCGCGCTGTCGCGAGGCATGGCGGGAGTACGCGCCGGGACGCTGGTCATCAACCTTCCTGGCTCGCCCGGCGGCGTGCGCGACGCGCTTTCGGCTCTCGAGCCGATCGTGGATCACGCCATTGATGTTCTCACGGGGAAAGTGACGCGTCACGACGCGCCTGCGGAGAGCGAGGCAAAGTGAAGGCGCTGATCACGCTGACCGACGTGGAGTGCGCGGTGCGCCTCAACGCGGGACTCGAGCAGTCGGGCGTCGAGACGGTGATGGTGTCGCCACTCGATGACATCCGGCGTGAGATCAAGCGCGCAAAGCCCGACACCATCGTTTTCACCGGTGGAATCGCCGACCCGAACGTCGTCCAGCTCGTGCGCGAGCAATTGTGGGATGGCGTGTCGGTGATCGGTCTCGCTGACGTGGACGACAACGAGCTTCGCGAACGGCTGCGGTCGATCGGGTTCGTGGATGTGTACGCCAAGCCCGTCTCGACGCAGGATCTGCTCGACATTGTGCGGCGGTCACTCGACAGACAGCGCCTGGTGAAGGCGACCGGACTCATCGGCCAGTCGGATGCGATCCGCGAAGTGCTGGTGAAGATCGAGCAGATGGCGCCGGTGTCGAGCACGGTGATGATCGAGGGCGAGAGCGGGACGGGGAAGGAGCTTGTCGCGCGCGGCATTCACCGCCTGAGTCCGCGGCGCAGCAAGCCATTCATCGCGGTCAACGTCGGCGCGCTGGCGGAGACGCTGGTGGAGAGCGAGCTGTTCGGCCACGAGAAGGGTGCGTTTACCGGCGCCGCGGAACGTCGGCTCGGGAGATTCGAGCTTGCCAACGGCGGTACGATCTTCCTCGACGAGATCGGTGAGATTCCGTCCGCGACTCAGGTAAAGCTGTTGCGTGTGCTCGAGGAGCGGGAGCTGACGCGCGTGGGCGGTGTGACTCCCATCAAGGTGGACGTGCGCGTGGTAGCTGCGACCAACCAGCCGTTGCGACAGCGCGTGGAGGAAGGACTGTTTCGCCCCGACCTGTATTACCGGCTCAACGTGCTGAGCATGTATCTGCCCCCGCTCCGTGACCGGCCTGACGACATTCCCATCCTGATCCGCCAGTTCGTGAAGGACTATTCGGCGCAGCACGACCGGCCGTTCCACGGAATCTCCGCCGAGGCGATGCAGATACTCGTGGGTTATTCGTGGCCGGGGAATGTGCGCGAGCTGCGCAATCTGGTGGAGAGCATGGTGGTGCTTGCGCCCGGGCGTGAGATCACGGCGGGGGACATTCCGCGTGAGATCAGGGAAGGAGGTGGCGGCCGTTTTCTGCCGGTGCGTGTCGGGCCAGTGCTGCGCGGCTCGATGGCGGCGAGTGGGAGGGAGATGGAGTTCATCGTGCGCAGTCTGGTCGAGCTTAAGCTTCAGATCGAGGAGTTGAGATCGCGGGTGAACGAGATGGGCGCGTCTCGGCAGATTCTGGCAGACGGTGGAGCGCAGGCAGGGCAGGCGGCGCGGCGCGTGATTGCAAGCAACGGGTCTCTGGCGGCAGAGCCTGTGGAAAATTCTGCGCGGATAGGTGCGCTGGAGCCGAGGGATGCCGGGCCGTCGCCGGCGGTCGTGACGATCACTCCGGGCATGACAATGGCGGAGATCGAGAAGGTGGCGATAACTGCCGCATTGGCTGAAACGAAGGGCAACCGAAGGAAGGCGGCCGAGCTTCTCGGTATCGGGGAGCGGACCATGTACCGGAAGTTGCGGGACTACGGCATTCCTTCACGTTGATTTTCTTGATAAAAGGGTATGCCCGTTGAATATTGATTCCCGTTTCTCGCGGGTCAGGCCGGGCCATCATTTCCCAGGGTACCATTGACGTCACCGATAGCGGGCAGTGTTCTCCCGATCAAGCGTGCGGAAGAGCTTATTCTCACGCTGCCTGGTGTGATTTCGGCGCGGATAATCGCGGGGGACAGCGGGGCCATAGATCAGATCCATGTGCTTGCGACTTCGGAGGTGACGCCGAAGCAGATGGTGCGGAACATCGAGAGCGCGCTGATCGCGCATTTAGCGATGCGTATTGACCACCGGAAGATTTCGGTGGCGACGACGAACGAGACCAAGCCGAAGTTGCTTGAGCCGGAGTCCAAGCCATCGGCGCCGGTGCAGGCGGGGGTCGTTGAGGGCCAGCAGTCGGGAGCCTCAGCGCCGCGCACCGGACCATTCGCTCGGCGGTTCTATTTCGAGGATGTGGAGGTTCGGGGCTCGCGTTCGAAGGGTCTTTCGTGCCGTGTGACGTTGCGGAAGGGGAGCGCGTCATATATCGGGGAAGCTCTCGGAATCGAGGGTGACCGTTCGCGTGTGGAGTTGGCGGCGAGGGCGACATTGCTGGCGATTGCCGACGCGGACAACAGGGAAGGTCAGCTGGGAGTTCAGGGAGTGAAGGTGTTCGACGCGTTCGAGCGGACGTTCGTGTTTGTGGCGGTGAGCGTGCGGTCGGGGCGTGAGAACAAGGTATTGACGGGGAGTGTCGAGATGCGCGAGAGCGCGGAGAGCGCTGGGGTGCTGGCGGTACTCGATGCGACGAACAGGTGGATCGAGCACAACTGACAATACGAATTAGCGGTATGAGCCGCGTGAAGAAATTGAAGTTGCTGTTTCACCCTTTAGCAGGGTACACAACGGATTAATAAACCCCCTCCCTCAGAAATGAGCGGAGTCGAGCGGGCAAGACATTTTTTGAGCTGAGCCAACCGATTGCGTGATGAAGCGAGCGCTGATTCACGACAGACGTTACGGGAGGTGACGCAAAATGGCATTTCTTGCTGCTCTGATCGATGGGATCCTGTCACTGGCAGATCACCAGATTTGGACATGATCTGAGGAGCGGGGGGTTTCTCTCTACTATGTTCGACCGAATCCGGGTTTACGTCATTGGCTTAGTAGCGCTTGCGTGCGCGACTGCAGGTTGGGTTTACTGGATAAACCCAATCCCGACGTGGCCATTGGCGCGAGCCGCGATTCTGTTCGCCGTTCTGTCGTGCGTGTCCGGCATGCTGGCATACAAGAAGGCCGCCAAGAGCGAAGCTGGCAGCATTGCATTCCTTCCCATGTTGGCGTCCGTTATGGTATCGCCCAATTGGCTGACTGTATTGGCGGTCGCCATCGCGACCACGGTCGTTGAAATCACGAGTAAGCGGGTAGCGTTAAAGGCTACTTTCAACGTAGCGCAGGCCGTCCTGTGGGTGGCTGCGGCAGTCCTCGTTTATCTCAGCCTGGGCGGCACGCCGCTTGTCTCCGCTGGTCTTCGCGTGAACTACCCCGCATTCATCGCGGCGCTTGCAGTTTTTGCGACTTTCAATTCCACGGCTGTTGCCGGCGCAATCGCTATAAGCGAGAAGCAGCCCTTCGTTCAGGTGTGGTGGTCACGTTTGCGTGCGACATTCGTATACGACCTGTTTGCACTTCCGTTCGTATATCTCTTCGCACTCTGTTACGTCTACTGGGGACTCCTAGGTGCACTGGGCTTCTTTATTCTGGCGCTTGGGCTGCGTCAGCTCTACAAGGTGAACTCGCAGCTCGAGCAGACGAATCAAGAATTACTTCAGCTCATGGTTGCTGCAATCGAGGCACGTGATCCGTACACCTCCGGACACTCACGCAGAGTTGCGTGTAACGCTCGTCTGATTGCGCAAGCCATCGGCCTCCGGGATAAGCAGGTCGAACGCGTGGCAATCGCCGCGCTGCTGCACGATGTTGGCAAGATTCATGAGGTGTTTGCACCTATTCTCAGTAAGCCGGGTCGCCTAACGGCCGAGGAAAATGCAATCATGCAGACTCATCCGATCAAGAGTGAAGAACTTGTTCGGACCGTCTCACAGCTGAGCGATGTTGTTGCTCCGATTAGACATCATCACGAAAACTGGGATGGTACAGGATATCCGGACGGCCTGATTGGCCACAATATCCCCGTCGCGAGCCGTATCATCAT
Above is a window of Gemmatimonadaceae bacterium DNA encoding:
- a CDS encoding molybdopterin-dependent oxidoreductase — protein: MTIDRRKFVTVTGSALSAAILASCDSRGPRSAERLLRYAERKNEALERALFRHTSMDAPLAGARLAGNALPSYFISKTVPVWDESVRGAWTLDVGGLVDKPMRLTLQNLLDLPRTHTRVNHYCVEGWTAVEQWTGVRLADLAKLVGVHRDAQYVDFESFDDGFHESWDIESAMHPQTVVAYGLDGHMLGPAHGAPVRVFSPIKLGYKNTKYLTRIMFLPNRTGGYWSDMGYEWYGGV
- the hslU gene encoding ATP-dependent protease ATPase subunit HslU, with the translated sequence MTSPRTQNALARLADLTPKSIVAELDRYIVGQSDAKKSVAIALRNRWRRQRAPESIRDEISPNNIILVGPTGVGKTEIARRLAKLAGAPFIKVEASKFTEVGYVGRDVESMVRDLVESAINMVRSEREAEVEDLAHDRVDDRLLELLLPIPADKKSATAPEAASGGDAPIFLVSSSGNVSPEMDVEHERYKRTRDKLRQLLLDGQLEGREIEVEVAQHAPMMFDMMVPQGAPEGMENFSDMLQDMLPKRTKKRSVKVSEARRILLEQELDKLIDEEDVTGDALERVEQMGIIFLDEIDKIAGERSAGGGPDVSREGVQRDLLPIVEGSNVQTKYGMVKTDHVLFVAAGAFHVSKPSDLIPELQGRFPIRVELKPLNEADFVRIMTEPENALTKQYGALVEAEGAKLIFTEDGIAEIARIAAHVNDRMENIGARRLHTVMTTLLEDVMYDLPDKGVGEITVDRALVIDRLKAIVEDEDLRRYIL
- a CDS encoding cytochrome b/b6 domain-containing protein, with translation MVKPRHHWIVRLTHWVNALALTIMVASGLRIFNAYPRFARRGETFCCYPWEGMPIPKALTFGGWLAGARNWHFAMMWLLVVNGLVYVGFVYLHGEWRDLVPRRGFFRDSVAMLRFYLFLRKDHPVQGKHNALQRGAYFILPWAGLLAVLTGIAIWKPVQLAPLTDLFGGYVWARYWHFVAMALLVALSVVHIFMVFAVDPYSLRSITTGGYNEENSPEARNARPFQNLLPNRFRRRRDTPRTPSDSSTGAPA
- a CDS encoding tyrosine recombinase XerC is translated as MAESPEVSEFLLHLEKERDVSPNTLKAYQRDLDELLKYLGNYYGERAWSWQGIDRLALRGFLAHLNRRNLSKRSIARALSAVRSFYSWLNRNEIVDANPARGVSSPKLERYLPGYLDRAQTDLLFQSAALHAQDGKFTDVRNNAMLELFYSTGMRLSELRGINRADLDLLSQQVKVRGKGRKERIIPVGDHASLALRNYESKRDEVMRQGVKGADRTAFFLSSRGTRISVRAIQNAVTGFLDRIDEDAGLSTHSLRHTFATHLLDAGADLRAVQELLGHASISTTQIYTHTSVERLKEVYRKAHPRGE
- a CDS encoding pyridoxamine 5'-phosphate oxidase family protein translates to MPASHKKLEEFDKLIEGIETAMFTTRRHDGHLVSRPMETQKRISGADLWFVTDAETRKLDELLRDPHVNCSYFNNKSREWVSVSGVAHISRDRKRIRDLYQPEWKAWFDDEGGRRDGGPDDPRIALILVEADSVVYLKNDKPRPLILWEVLKGMVTGSTPDAGEIRHIGGGELADR
- the hslV gene encoding ATP-dependent protease subunit HslV, giving the protein MNRTLPRVRSTTILGVRRDGKVALGGDGQVSVGETIMKSNAMKVRTLAGGKLLAGFAGAAADAFTLFEKFEEKLQRHPGNLSKAAVELAKDWRSDRVLRRLEALLAVTDAERGFIISGTGDIIEPDDGVLAIGSGGTYALAAARALIANTDLSPSEIVRKGLMIASDICVYTNSNITVLEPTA
- the trmFO gene encoding methylenetetrahydrofolate--tRNA-(uracil(54)-C(5))-methyltransferase (FADH(2)-oxidizing) TrmFO, which produces MTPSSGDGAGDRAVVTVIGGGLAGSEAAWQLAERGHSVVLHEMRPVRTTPAHRTDRLAELVCSNTFKSTETTNAHGLLKAEMRVLGSMILECADEARVQAGSALAVDRDVFSAGVTRRIESHPNIEIRREEVTRIQSPCVVATGPLTSDALAEAIRERLGVGALAFYDAIAPIVSRESIDESIAFTASRYDRETMEGATAEGSYLNCPMNREEYEAFIEALTTADQFHGHEFDEVPYFEGCMPVEVAAKRGPDTLRFGPLKPVGLTDPRTGRRPWAVVQLRREDRNGNMWNVVGFQTRLRIPEQQRVLRMIPGLAGAEFLRYGSIHRNSYLNSPAALTPHLSARDDDRLLFAGQITGVEGYTESSATGLLAGINLSRMLGGASVELPPPVTMLGALYRYLREADPKHFQPMNANFGLLDDLPEHIRDKKRKREMFASRALAAMTEWADAHARAPQHAAG
- the argF gene encoding ornithine carbamoyltransferase, which gives rise to MSAENHRDFLAIPDYSREELIGLFDLAERMRAGEYKDKPLAGKSLAMIFMKSSTRTRVSFEVGAWQLGGHALFLSPRDVQLGRGEPIADTARVLSRYVDGIMIRTFAHAEVEELARYATVPVINGLTDLLHPCQILADILTIRQHLGGLDGRKVAWIGDGNNMANSWINAAYRLGFDLTLACPQGYDPDDSLLARAQSVANVRVVRDPAEAADGADVVNTDVWASMGQEDEQAIREKAFKGYIVDAALMRRAKPEAIFLHCLPAHRGEEVAADVIDGPQSVVWDEAENRLHVQKAVMANTMGGVAL